The segment CGAAGACGAATTTGCGCCGCTCAGCCTCGTCAACGACAACGTCGTCGCACCGGAAAACCGTGATCCACAGAATCCGGCAACCTGGGGCCGCGTCGGCCGCAACGAGACTTGCCCCTGCGGTTCCGGCAAGAAATACAAGCATTGCCACGGGGCGTTCGAGAGCAGCGAAGTCGTTTGAGACTTCGCAGTCCCTCGGCCATGACCAAATGCCGCCTTCGGGCGGCATTTTTATGCGCGATTTTGCCTGAAGGCCGAGCAATATATGTCGGAAACTATTCGGCAGGTGCGCCAAAGCGTTTCAGCAAGAAATCGATCATGCTGCGCAGTTTCGCGGTGGGTCGACGATCGAGGGCATACAGCAAGTGCATTGGCGAGGCGACCGGCATCCAGTCGGGCAGCACCTGCACAAGGCGACCTCTGGCAAGATCCTCGGCAAGCATGACTTCCGGCTGAAGGACGATACCCGCGCCATTCAAGGCGGCGACGCGCAGTGCATCACCATTGTCGGCAGACAATCGCCCGCTTACGTCCGGCCGCCATTCGCCATCAGGGCCAAACAAATACCACTGGTCGCGGCGACGCCAGTAGGAGAGGCCGAGGCAATCATGCGCGGACAAATCCCTGGGGTGCGTCGGTGTACCCCGCCGCTCCAGATAGGCTGCAGACGCCGCCATTATTCGTCGGTATGGCTGCAAAGGGCGTGCGACCAGATCGAGCTCGGCGACGTCCCCTATGCGAATTGCGAGTTCGCACCCCTCCCGCGAAAGGTCTGGCACTCCGTTGTCCAGCATGACGTCCACACTTACGGCTGGATACATAGCGAGATAGTCGGCAAGTGCCGGCATCAGGCGATGACTTCCGAACGTAACAGGGGAGACGATGCGCAGGAGACCGCGAGGTTCGGACTGCAATTCGCTCGCGCTGGCGTCAGCCAGTTGCACATCGGCGAGCACTTGCTTGCAGCGCTCGTAATACAGACGGCCGATTTCGGTTAGTTGCTGACGCCGGGTGGTTCGATGAAGCAAGCGAGCTCCGAGGCGCGCTTCTATTGCCCGCACTTGCTTGCCTGCCATGGTGGGAGACACGCCTGCAGCGTCGGCGGCGGCACTGAAACTGCCGTGTTCAACCACCCGCACGAACATCGTCATCGCGGACAATTTGTCCATATTATAAACCTAGCGGTTCTAAATGAATGAACATAAAGCACGTTTATTCCAGGGAAGCCAGCGGCCATAGTTCCTTTGCCTCAGTCCTTCTCAATTGGAGAAGGCAACCAAACAGGAGCTTTCCAATGCCAACAATTCATCTCGAAATGCATCCGGGCCGAACCCTTGAGCAAAAGCGTGATTTCGTCCGCAAGGTCACACAGGTTGCCGCCGAGACGCTTGCTTGCCCGACGGATAGTGTGGACGTGTTGATCAGCGAGATTCCTCGCGAACACTGGGCCAAGGGCGGCCAACTCGTAGCGGATAAGGACACGCTTCAGAAAATCGCACGATGACGCGCTGACGGGTAACTGATTTTCACCTCCGTCTCTCGCGACGGACCAGCCACGGCAGCCATTGCCATCAACGTTCGAGGGCAACGAGGTCATTTAGGCTTCGCATCTTCTTGCCGATCCAAAGTGTCGCCTTCGGGCGGCATTTTATTGATGCGCCGGCACCGTCTTCGCATGCTTTTCATGTGTTCGAGGAACCGATTCTTAACCCCCTTCTGCGAAAACTATCCTTAGGTTAGATCATGTTTTAAGTATTGCGTATCGACATGGCGGTCTTTCAAACAGCAGAGAAAATGCTGCCGTCCGGGCTGCGGACTGTGCTGTCGCCGCACCTGCGCAAACTCGTGCCCCTCTTCACCGGCAATGACGAAAAGGCCGTCTCGCAGCGTATGGCACTGGTCGCTTTCGCCATCCGCATTGCCGGCGCCGCCCTTGCTTTCGTCTCGCAGATCGTTCTCGCCCGCATGATGGGGCGCTTCGAATATGGCGTCTTCGTCTTCGTCTGGGTGCTGATGATCCTGTTCGGCAATCTCGCCTGCCTCGGCTTCCCGACAGCCATCATCCGTTTCCTGCCGCAATATGATGCGAGCGGCGATCACGATGCCATCCGCGGTGTGACCGCCACGGCACGCCGCTTCGTCCTGGCAGTTGCCGGCGGATTGGCTCTGATCGGCATGGCGGCGCTCTATGCGTTCAGCGGCATGGTCGAAAACTATTATGTCGTGCCGATCTTTCTCGGCCTGATCGCCGTGCCGATGATCGCGCTTGGCGACGTGCTGGATGGCACGGCGCGCGCCAATCATTGGCCGGTCATGGCGCTGAGCCCGACTTTCCTCATCCGCCCGACGTTGATCCTGCTGTTCATGCTGGCCGCCATCCTTTTCGGCGCGGCCCATAGCGCGGTGACGGCGATGGCGGCTGCCCTTGCTGCCGCTTTCGTCACCGTCTTTTGCCAATATCTCGCCCTCACCTTCCGCCTGCGCCGCCATTATCCCAACGGCCCGAAAACGATCGAATTCAACGCCTGGCTTGCCGTCGCTTTCCCGGTCTTTCTGGTGGAAGGCGTCGGTTATCTCCTGACCAATTCCGATGTCGTCGTGGTCGGCATCTACCTCGATCCCGCTGAGGTCGCCGTCTATTTCGCCGCTGCCAAGATCATGGCGCTGGTGCATTTCATCTCTTTCGCCGTCAAGGCTGCCATTGGCCCGCGTTTTGCCGCCATCATCGCCGAGAACGATCGGGAAAAACTCGCGGCCTTCGCCACGGAAGCCGCGCGCTGGACCTTCTTCCCGGCCCTCGCTGTCGGTCTTGTCGTGTTCGCGGCCGGACAATTCCTGCTCTCGCTCTTCGGCGCAGCCTTTACCGAGGGCCAGGTGGTCATCGCCATCCTGCTTGCCGGCGTTCTCGCCAAGGCGCTTGTCGGTCCGGCCGAGATGCTGCTGCTGATGGCGGACCGGCAGATGCTCTGCGTCTATCTCTATGCCGCGGCGCTGATCGCCAATATCGGCCTCAACGTCGCTCTCATTCCGCATTTCGGCATCGAAGGCGCGGCCATTGCTGCGGCCAGTGCCATGATGGTCGAGGCCATGTTGCTGCATTTCGCCGTCCGCCGTGCGCTCGGCATCGTGCTCTTCGCCCTTACCCGTCAGCCGGCGACATCAGCTACGAACGGGGCACTCTGACCATGGCGCGCCCTCCTTTTACCGAAAGCACCGACAGCCAAGTGAATGCTCTGACGCATACGCTGGCAGCGCTGCATTTCGAGCGACCCAAGGCCGAGGCCCGCGTCGAGGTCGGACGGGCCGGCCGTGAACTCTGCCTCTATCCCGGCAAGCTCGGCTATGAACTGCAGGATGAACTGGATTTTCTCTCCAATCGTGCCATGGAGCCGAACGTCTTCTTCTCCGGTCGCTTCCTGGCGCCTGCCATGCCGCGCCTGGAGGATCGGCAGATCCGCCTCGCCCTGATCCGCGACGACAATAGCGCCCGCAGCCGCATGCGCCTCCTGGTGCCCTTTACTGTCGACAAGCCGGGTTTTGCGATCGGTCCTTCGATTATCCGTGTCTGGTCGAATTCATTCGGTCCGCTCGGCACTCCCCTAGTGGACGCCGAAGAGGCCGGCGAAACGCTCGACAATCTCTTCGAGGCGCTGACCCGGCGGGAACTGCACCTGCCGACCACGCTGGTGCTGCCGGATATCCGATTGAAC is part of the Rhizobium sp. CB3090 genome and harbors:
- a CDS encoding lipopolysaccharide biosynthesis protein, whose protein sequence is MAVFQTAEKMLPSGLRTVLSPHLRKLVPLFTGNDEKAVSQRMALVAFAIRIAGAALAFVSQIVLARMMGRFEYGVFVFVWVLMILFGNLACLGFPTAIIRFLPQYDASGDHDAIRGVTATARRFVLAVAGGLALIGMAALYAFSGMVENYYVVPIFLGLIAVPMIALGDVLDGTARANHWPVMALSPTFLIRPTLILLFMLAAILFGAAHSAVTAMAAALAAAFVTVFCQYLALTFRLRRHYPNGPKTIEFNAWLAVAFPVFLVEGVGYLLTNSDVVVVGIYLDPAEVAVYFAAAKIMALVHFISFAVKAAIGPRFAAIIAENDREKLAAFATEAARWTFFPALAVGLVVFAAGQFLLSLFGAAFTEGQVVIAILLAGVLAKALVGPAEMLLLMADRQMLCVYLYAAALIANIGLNVALIPHFGIEGAAIAAASAMMVEAMLLHFAVRRALGIVLFALTRQPATSATNGAL
- a CDS encoding 4-oxalocrotonate tautomerase, which produces MPTIHLEMHPGRTLEQKRDFVRKVTQVAAETLACPTDSVDVLISEIPREHWAKGGQLVADKDTLQKIAR
- a CDS encoding LysR family transcriptional regulator produces the protein MDKLSAMTMFVRVVEHGSFSAAADAAGVSPTMAGKQVRAIEARLGARLLHRTTRRQQLTEIGRLYYERCKQVLADVQLADASASELQSEPRGLLRIVSPVTFGSHRLMPALADYLAMYPAVSVDVMLDNGVPDLSREGCELAIRIGDVAELDLVARPLQPYRRIMAASAAYLERRGTPTHPRDLSAHDCLGLSYWRRRDQWYLFGPDGEWRPDVSGRLSADNGDALRVAALNGAGIVLQPEVMLAEDLARGRLVQVLPDWMPVASPMHLLYALDRRPTAKLRSMIDFLLKRFGAPAE